A segment of the Manis javanica isolate MJ-LG chromosome 10, MJ_LKY, whole genome shotgun sequence genome:
TTCTGAGAAAGAGATAAAGAATTTATACTTGGAAACACACTTATGACTTAGCAATTTGATTGATAATAAGCATTGGAAGCCTTTAAACATTGTAATATTTGAGACAACAATTCTTCTTATAAGAACATACCctgagaaaatacagaatatgtacaagtatttttttttattaaggtatcactgatatacaatcttatgctcaggtttcacatgagcaacactgtggttactatattcacccatattatcaaggcccccccaccacattgcagtcattgtccatcagcataataagatgctatagagtcactacttgtcttctctgtgctgtactgccttccctgtgcccccctatatTGTTATATACAagtattttattgtaaaatggTCTTCCCAGcccaactgctttaaaaaaaaagaaacatacaataaTGAAGTATTAGTAAAGTAAATCATTTCATACGTTTATGGTGGTGTATTATACCACAAAATCACACCTTTCAGAATATGCATAATGTTATAGAAATGGTAAATGATAAAGAACAAATAGAACATATATACAGTGTggttctattttaaatattatataaatggaaatacaatgcATACAGAAGAGatagatataaaaatagaaaatgctaaGAAAGGGTATTCTTGGGCACTAAGACTACATATATGACttctacttctttttattttcaacatatattttaattgtaataaaatctaagcttttaaaaagaattccTAAGCATAAATTTagcatattttttcattctttgataGAGCTACTGATGTCAATGCCATTatccatgaaataaaaaaaagaacttcattTAAATTACAGGCTTTTTGCAGCAACTATGAGCAACTAGCTACAGGTGGAAAACCCTGTCCCAAGATCCACAAACCAGTTTGTGGTACTGATGAACAAACTTACCATAATCGCTGTGAATTCTGCAAAGCAGCTAAGTAAGCATATGGAGGAAGCTACTAGAATAGCACCCTTAGGTTGGGCTAATGGGTATGAGTCAGTGAAATTACTGATTAAGCCTTACTGTGCTAAGTATTTTACAgatgattcttattttaaaaaggcaatagTATTTTCCCCAAGCAGACCTACACAGTGTGAGTACCCTTTCCCAGTTCATCCAGCCTGGGCTTAACCAATTtccattgcatttcattctgagcaccatctcttttctttcagggaaagaaatggaaagctcAGTTTCAAACACGATGGGAAATGTTGATTTCTCTGATGCTGCAATGCTGGAAGGGCCTTGGTTTGCCTTTTGCCACAGGTTTACTCCCTGTTATCCAGACTTCCTTGCAATGTATTTCCCACCAGTTATTATGCATAACAGAAAGCAGTTTCAATAAAGCTATCTTGGCTGACATTCTACATTGATGTGTTTTTTAGATAATGATAGAGTCACCTTTGTAATTGCTGGACCATCTTCCTATGAAATGATGTAACCTGGAAATGATCACAGGGCACAGAATATTACCACACTTTTCTGGTCGGGAGTTCTCCAACTGGTGCTTTGAGTCTCAATTCCTCAGAATTATGCAGATGAACTCAATGTTAATAAAGCTCTACCTAAGGAAACATACAGCATCTGACATAAATTAGTATTTGATAGTATATGGTGTATTCAGGGAGCATTTTGCCCTAAGGGACACACTGAACTTGTTTTAGAGCTTCTCAGATTGCATGCTAAGACAATAAATAAGTAACAACTGAGACAGAATGTTGGTTATGTCAATCGCTGGGGCAGCTGAATAGGTTGTGCGACACCTGAAACTGTTAGGCTAGTTGTCTCTGGTTTTGTCAGTTTACTGCAGTGTAAATACATAACatgttataattttaaatgtgtggCTGTGAGAAAGGTTGAAAGTATATGTTGATTGGTATGTTGTGGATGCTTAGAAACCTAAAAATGGACAGACAAGTTCAACATCTTCAGTGTTTACAATTTGGAgagcacacacatatgtatatatatatcaactaactaaaatatagtttaaaaaaccCAGGGAATGAAGCATTCCATTGAGTAATTTCACAAATAATTATTCAGTGCTCATGATAGATGAGATACTATTGCAAAGACAAGATCCCTACATTAAAGAATCTTCTGCCTTTGGGTTTAAGTGGGTGcacaaaaatagatttttaaaat
Coding sequences within it:
- the LOC118967315 gene encoding serine protease inhibitor Kazal-type 12-like, whose amino-acid sequence is MKPSSSLLLLVSVAYLFLFAEAVSQGGCQDLSQELDKKAFCSNYEQLATGGKPCPKIHKPVCGTDEQTYHNRCEFCKAAKERNGKLSFKHDGKC